CGGGCGCAGCTCATCAAGCCCTACATGACCCAGGAGGGCGAGTACCTGCCGCTGGACCAGCGGGACCTCAACGTGGGCTACGACATCGGCCTGGACCGCATCTTCCTGGTGTCACCCATCATCATCGTGCACGAGATCGACGAGGACAGCCCGCTCTACGGCATGGGCAAGGAGGAGCTCGAGTCGGAGGACTTCGAGATCGTGGTCATCCTCGAGGGCATGGTGGAGGCCACGGCCATGACCACCCAGGCCCGCAGCTCCTACCTGGCCAGCGAGATCCTGTGGGGCCACCGCTTCGAGCCTGTGGTCTTCGAGGAGAAGAGCCACTACAAGGTGGACTACTCCCGCTTCCACAAGACCTACGAGGTGGCCGGCACGCCCTGCTGCTCCGCCCGGGAGCTGCAGGAGAGCAAGATCACGGTGCTGCCCGCCCCGCCACCCCCGCCCAGTGCCTTCTGCTACGAGAACGAGCTGGCCCTCATgagccaggaggaggaggagatggaggaggaggcggcggcggctgcaGCCGTGGCCGCGGGCCTGGGCCTGGAGGCCGGCTCCAAGGAGGACGCGGGCATCATCCGCATGCTGGAGTTCGGCAGCCACTTGGACCTGGAGCGCATGCAAGCCACCCTGCCCCTGGACAACATCTCCTACCGCAGGGAGTCCGCCATCTGACCTCCGGGCCCTGCCCGCTGCGCTGCCCGCAAGAGCCTCTGCCCGGGGccggggtgggaggagggaggcagagccTCCCACGCCCAGGACAGAGCCGGCCCTGGCACCACAGACCTCCCGGAGGGAGGTGGGGGCTTTGAGGACTGGGGGACCCCGTCCTACTGACTCCAGAGCCCCAGCCTGGCACAGAGCCAGGACACCCTCGGCCAGCCCCGTCGGCCCCAGTCCCCGAGCCCCCTCCCACAGGCGGTGCTGGGACCCCAGAGTGGCCACCACCCTTTCCCCACCTACCCTTTTGAggacctgccccctccccctttgCTCTCAGAAACTTGGGGGAAGGCGACTGgactgctggggtgggggggtgggcagagggttagtttggggggagggagggaggggtgcgGTTCTTTTGCATGACTGTGGCCTGTTGCTCATGTCTTCCTTTTGTAAATACCTATAAATGGAGAGAGATGGAGGCACCCGAGCCACCTGCCACCGTGTTTACCTACAGGACAAGGAGAGGTGGTCCCGCCCCGTGcacccccctgccccacccatcGAGCCTAGCCCCATCCCCTGCCCAGATGGCTGGCCCCTGGAGGCCCCCAAAGCCAGCCTTCTAGGCCCCCGGGGGTGCATGGGGTTTGGGTGCTAAGGTGGGACCCTGAAGGGGCAGAACGAGGTCTGTCCCTCCCTTCTGTCCTTCCGGGCCCCCAGCCCTAACCTAGGTGGATAATGAAGTTtgtaactatatatttttaataaagtataTGGCCCAGTAGGAGTAAGCTGGTTGAAGGTGGAGgggtgggaaggaagggagggagggaggaaggaaggaaagaaggaaggagagaaagagagaatgagggAGATCAACATATGAGTGTATGTATGTG
Above is a window of Choloepus didactylus isolate mChoDid1 chromosome 8, mChoDid1.pri, whole genome shotgun sequence DNA encoding:
- the KCNJ4 gene encoding inward rectifier potassium channel 4 encodes the protein MHGHSRNGQAHVPRRKRRNRFVKKNGQCNVYFANLSNKSQRYMADIFTTCVDTRWRYMLMIFSAAFLASWLFFGLLFWCIAFFHGDLEAGPAGGPAAGGGAAPVAPKPCIMHVNGFLGAFLFSVETQTTIGYGFRCVTEECPLAVIAVVVQSIVGCVIDSFMIGTIMAKMARPKKRAQTLLFSHHAVISVRDGKLCLMWRVGNLRKSHIVEAHVRAQLIKPYMTQEGEYLPLDQRDLNVGYDIGLDRIFLVSPIIIVHEIDEDSPLYGMGKEELESEDFEIVVILEGMVEATAMTTQARSSYLASEILWGHRFEPVVFEEKSHYKVDYSRFHKTYEVAGTPCCSARELQESKITVLPAPPPPPSAFCYENELALMSQEEEEMEEEAAAAAAVAAGLGLEAGSKEDAGIIRMLEFGSHLDLERMQATLPLDNISYRRESAI